The Streptomyces sp. NBC_01439 genome contains the following window.
CCGGCGCAGCAGCGAGGCGCACAGCTCGGAGGTGGCGGGGTGGTCGGGGTGAGCCTTGACGACCACCGGGCAGCCGGCGGCCAGCGCGCTCGCGGTGTCCCCGCCGGGGACGGAGAAGGCGAGCGGGAAGTTGGAGGCGGCGTAGACCGCGACCACGCCCAGCGGGACCTTGTAGCGGCGCAGTTCGGGGCGCGGCGGGCTGAGGGAGGGGGCGGCGCGGTCGATCCGGATGTCGAGGTAGGCCCCGGCGTCCACGGCGTCGGCGAAGGCGCGCAGTTGGCCGGTGGTGCGGGCCAGTTCACCGGTGAGCCGGCCCGGACCGAGCGCGGTCTCGGCGTCGGCGGCCTCGATCACGTGGGCGGCGGCCTCGTCCAGCAGCGCGGCGGCGGCGCGCAGGAAGGCGGCGCGCACGGTGGGGTCGGCGAGCGGGCCGCGGGCGGCGTGGGCGGCCCGTACGGCTTCGTCCACCTCGCCGGGTGTGGCCTCCACCGCAACCTGTTCGCGCTGCTTCCCGGTGCGGGGGTCCACACTCCAGACTGGTGTCGTTGTCATGGCCCACTGCCTCCTGGATCGTTCAGTATTCTGAACGCGGTTCCGGTGGATGAATGATCACATCTGCTGTGGACTCTATTTCCGCGTCCTCGGCGTGACAAGAGGCGATCAGAGGGGAAGCAGGCGTATGACGACGACCGAGTCGGGGATCCCCGCCCAGGCGGCGCCGGTCAAATCGGCGGTGCGGACCGTCCTGCTGCTGGAGCACTTCGCGGCGCGGCCGGGGCTGCACAGCCTGGCCGACATCCAGAACGACCTCTCCCTGCCGAAGTCCAGCCTCTACATGCTGCTGCGTACGCTGGTGAACCTGGGGTGGGTGGAGACGGACGCGACGGGCACCCGGTACGGCATCGGCGTACGGGCCCTGCTGGTCGGCAGTTCGTACATCGACGGCGACGAGGTGGTCGCCGCGGCCCGGCCCACCCTGGACCGGCTCTCCGACGACACGACGGAGACCATTCACCTGGCCAGGCTGGACGGGACGAGCGTGGTCTACCTCGCCACCCGGCAGTCCCAGCACTACCTGCGGCCCTTCACCCGGGTCGGGCGGCGGCTGCCCGTGCACTCGACGGCACTCGGCAAGGCGCTGCTCGCCACGCACTCGGACGCGGAGGTACGGGCGCTGCTGCCGCGGCGGCTGGAGGCGGTCACCGAGCACACCATCACCGACCGGGAGCAGCTCATCGAGGAGTTGGCGCTGGTGCGGGAGCAGGGGTACGCGCTGGACCGGGAGGAGAACACGCTCGGGCTGCGCTGCTTCGGGGTGGCCGTGCCGTACCGGACGCCGGCGCGGGACGCGGTGAGCTGCTCGGTGCCGGTGGCCCGGTTGACGGGGGAGCACGAGCAGGTCATCAAGGCGGC
Protein-coding sequences here:
- a CDS encoding IclR family transcriptional regulator produces the protein MTTTESGIPAQAAPVKSAVRTVLLLEHFAARPGLHSLADIQNDLSLPKSSLYMLLRTLVNLGWVETDATGTRYGIGVRALLVGSSYIDGDEVVAAARPTLDRLSDDTTETIHLARLDGTSVVYLATRQSQHYLRPFTRVGRRLPVHSTALGKALLATHSDAEVRALLPRRLEAVTEHTITDREQLIEELALVREQGYALDREENTLGLRCFGVAVPYRTPARDAVSCSVPVARLTGEHEQVIKAALFEARDRLSVVTRRM